Proteins found in one Triticum aestivum cultivar Chinese Spring chromosome 4D, IWGSC CS RefSeq v2.1, whole genome shotgun sequence genomic segment:
- the LOC123099257 gene encoding cytochrome P450 89A2, which translates to MDMEVAWFLLPLLALFIALLVRLVAVHHGASKPKIPPGPIAVPLLGSLLLLRNSLVDAEHLLRRLVARHGPVVSLRVGSRLSIFVADRRVAHALLVERGAALADRPYLVINSGCTVSGASYGPAWRLLRRHLVSETLHPSRARLFAPARAWARRVLLDKLREREPGPDGGGVLVMDAFRHAMFFLLALMCFGEKLDEAAVRAVGAAQRDWLMFAARKTSVFAFFPAITKRLFRGRLKTALALRRRQKEIFLPLIDARRERKKQQMQIKPVPTEEDTTLEHSYVDTLLDIKLPGEAESSRALTDDEMVSLCSEFLNAGTDTTSTALEWIMAELTKNPRVQEKLYHEITKAQQQRGDGDDEEVSEEETHGMPYLKAVVLEGLRKHPPGHFVLPHRAAEDMEVGGYLIPKGASVNFMVAEMGRDEREWERPMEFVPERFLPGGDGEGVDVTGSREIRMMPFGVGRRICAGLGVAMLHLEYLVAKLVKEFEWQEVAGDEVDLTEKPEFTVVMAKPLRARLLPRTR; encoded by the coding sequence ATGGACATGGAGGTCGCATGGTTCCTCCTGCCCCTCCTCGCCCTCTTCATCGCTCTCCTCGTCCGCTTGGTAGCGGTGCACCACGGCGCCTCTAAGCCCAAGATCCCGCCGGGCCCGATCGCCGTGCCGCTGCTCGGCAGCCTGCTGTTGCTGCGCAACTCCCTAGTCGACGCGGAGCACCTCCTCCGGCGCCTCGTCGCGCGGCACGGGCCCGTCGTCTCACTGCGCGTCGGCTCCCGCCTCTCCATCTTCGTGGCGGACCGGCGAGTGGCCCATGCTCTCCTTGTGGAGCGCGGCGCCGCGCTGGCCGACCGCCCGTACCTCGTCATCAACAGCGGATGCACCGTCTCGGGCGCCAGCTACGGGCCCGCCTGGCGCCTCCTGCGCCGCCACCTCGTCTCCGAGACGCTGCACCCGTCTCGTGCCCGCCTCTTCGCGCCCGCGCGCGCCTGGGCGCGCCGCGTGCTCCTGGACAAGCTCCGGGAGCGGGAGCCCGGCCCCGACGGCGGCGGGGTCTTGGTCATGGACGCGTTCCGGCACGCCATGTTCTTCCTCCTTGCGCTCATGTGCTTCGGAGAGAAACTCGACGAGGCCGCCGTGCGGGCGGTCGGCGCCGCGCAGCGCGACTGGCTCATGTTCGCCGCGCGGAAGACGAGCGTCTTTGCCTTCTTTCCGGCCATCACCAAGCGTCTCTTCCGCGGGCGTCTCAAGACGGCCctggccttgcggcggcggcagaAGGAGATCTTCCTGCCGCTGATTGACGCGCGGAGGGAGCGCAAGAAGCAGCAGATGCAGATCAAGCCAGTGCCAACGGAGGAGGACACGACGCTGGAGCACTCGTACGTGGACACCCTGCTCGACATCAAGCTGCCCGGCGAGGCGGAGTCCTCGCGTGCGCTCACCGACGACGAGATGGTCAGCCTGTGCTCCGAGTTCCTCAACGCCGGCACGGACACGACGTCCACCGCGCTGGAGTGGATCATGGCGGAGCTGACCAAGAACCCGCGCGTCCAAGAAAAGCTCTACCACGAGATCACCAAAGCGCAGCAGCAGAGAGGAGACGGAGACGATGAGGAGGTCAGCGAGGAGGAGACGCACGGCATGCCGTACCTGAAGGCCGTGGTCCTGGAGGGGCTGCGCAAGCACCCGCCGGGGCACTTCGTGCTGCCGCACAGGGCGGCGGAGGATATGGAGGTGGGCGGGTACCTGATCCCCAAGGGCGCTTCGGTGAACTTCATGGTGGCCGAGATGGGCAGGGACGAGCGGGAGTGGGAGAGGCCGATGGAGTTCGTGCCCGAGAGGTTCCtgccgggcggcgacggcgagggggtGGACGTGACCGGCAGCAGGGAGATCAGGATGATGCCGTTCGGCGTGGGGAGGAGGATCTGCGCGGGGCTCGGCGTCGCCATGCTTCACCTCGAGTACCTGGTGGCCAAGCTGGTCAAGGAATTCGAGTGGCAGGAGGTTGCAGGCGACGAGGTGGACTTGACCGAGAAGCCGGAGTTCACCGTCGTCATGGCCAAGCCGCTACGCGCGCGGCTGCTGCCCAGAACCAGATAA